Part of the Planctomycetia bacterium genome is shown below.
GATGTTGTGTGGCGCATTGACTCTCTCACTGGCCGGCGCGGCCTTGGCTCAGGATCCTCCCGCCGCGCCGCCCACTTCGTCCGGCGTCGCGGAAAGCTCCGCACAGCCCGCGGCCGCGCAACCGACGGTACCCGCTGCGGCTCCTGATCCGGAATTCCAAAAACTCTTCGACGAATGGCGCGGCGTGATGCAGCAGATGCGGAAGCTGCAGTTGGAGTACAAGTCGGTCGAAGAGCCCCGGCGCATTGAGATCGAAAAGGAGTTCAACCAATTCCGCGACCAAGGGGACGAGATGGTCGCGAAATTGAAGTCGATGGCCGAGACGCGTTACCTGGCCGACCCGCAACAGCACATCGACTCCGCCCAGTTCATCGCCACGATGGGAATGTACGCGCTGAATCGCGATCAGTACGAAGAAGCGCTGCGCGTGTTTCAACTGCTGATCAACGCGAACTATCCCAATAAGGGCATTTACAATTTGGCCGCGATCGCCGCCTTTGTCTTGGGGGATGTGGAAACCGCCGAGAAGTATTTTCTGATCGCCGATGAAGCTGGCGCGTTAACCGACGACGGCAAGAATTACCAACTGCGATTGGAACAATACAAGGCCGATTGGGAAGCTGAACAGGCGATTCGCGAAAAGGAAGCGCAGGCCAACGACCTGCCCCGCGTCAAACTCACCACGGAAAAAGGCGACATCGTCCTCGAACTGTTCGAGAACGAAGCCCCCAACACCGTTGCGAACTTCATCAGTCTCGTCGAGAAGGGCTACTACAACGGCACGCCGTTCCATCGCGTGTTGGAGCACTTCATGGCACAAGGGGGCGATCCCAAGGGGGACGGCTCCGGCGGCCCGGGCTACCGGATCGCTTGTGAATGC
Proteins encoded:
- a CDS encoding peptidylprolyl isomerase; its protein translation is MLSRWMLCGALTLSLAGAALAQDPPAAPPTSSGVAESSAQPAAAQPTVPAAAPDPEFQKLFDEWRGVMQQMRKLQLEYKSVEEPRRIEIEKEFNQFRDQGDEMVAKLKSMAETRYLADPQQHIDSAQFIATMGMYALNRDQYEEALRVFQLLINANYPNKGIYNLAAIAAFVLGDVETAEKYFLIADEAGALTDDGKNYQLRLEQYKADWEAEQAIREKEAQANDLPRVKLTTEKGDIVLELFENEAPNTVANFISLVEKGYYNGTPFHRVLEHFMAQGGDPKGDGSGGPGYRIACECVNPNFRKHFRGSLSMAKQEAVDTGGSQFFITFVPTSTLDGKHTVFGRVIEGMDVVDHLQRRNPEKDNPPTPDTIVTATVVRKRPHEYKPKTLSE